TTTGACGGCCAGTCGGTCAAAAGCTCCCGCTGTTTGCGGCCCACTGCGGCCATCACAACTTTTGACCCCTGATTCAAACCCGACCCCGAGTAGTCGAGGGTATCAATGGTCGTCCGGGTCTGAAAATGAAGATCTCGCCGCCAATCGACCCGCTCCAGCAGATGCCGCAGGAAGGCCTCGGAATCATTGATATCAAGCCCGGGATTATCTTCCCGGGCAACAATCAGCAGATATTTTGCCAGGGACAGCTGCCCTTGTCCTAAAACGGCATTGGCCTGGGTCAGTAATTCCCGCGGCTCGCTGCGCTCACAATAAGGCAAATAACGTTCGCTGCCCTGGACCAGCAACAGGGGGTGAACTCCGGCGGCATCGACGGCATGGACTCCGACAACGCCGGGGAGAACCTCAGGGATCAGACTACCGGTCAGCTCATGAATGAATTTTCCGAAAACCGTATCTTCCTGGGGCGGCCGACCGACCACAGTAAAGGGCCAGATGGCATCCGGTCGGTGATAAACCCGCTCAATCCGCAGAACCGGAAAATCATGACGCAGGCTGTAATAACCCAAGTGATCGCCAAAAGGCCCCTCGGGCAGTAAAATGTCATCAAGGATAGTTCCGCATAAGCAGAAATCGGCCTCCGCCGGCATCGGCAGACAGCCGGTCGGCTGCACCATTCTGACGCTGCGACCGCCTAGCAGACCGGCAAAGGAAATTTCCGGCAGGTTGTCTGGCAGGGGCATCACCGCCGCCACGCTTAAAGCCGGAGGCCCGCCGACAAAAACATTGACCTTGAGTGGAGTCCCTTTTTCCCGGGCCGCCGCATGATGCAAAGCGATGCCCCGCTGAAGCTGGTAATGCAGACCAACCTCCTGACCGGGCTGGTAATTACCGCCGGAAAGCTGGACCCGATACATACCCAAATTGGAGAAACGCCAGCCCGGACGACGCGGGTCTTCGGAATAAACCTGCGGCAGAGTTATAAAGGCGCCCCCGTCATCAGGCCAGGACTTAAGCTGAGGCAGACGTCCAATCGTGGTCTGGCGGGACAGAACGGGCCCCGCGCTCACCCGGCGAGGGAACAAATGGGCCACGGCCCGAGGCAGGAAACGCAGACGGGCGGGGTTTTTTAAAACCTCCGCCGGGTTCACCTTCAGAGCGGTCAACAGTTCAAGATCACGCCGGGCATCACGAAAAATAAAACGGGTTCGCTCCAGAGTGCCAAAAAGATTGCCCAGCATCGCAAAACGGCAGTTTTTCACCCTGGTGAAAAGCAGGGCCGGACCTCCCTGCCGACTGACCCGGCGCTGAATGGCGGCGATTTCCAGATCAGGATCAAGTTCGCAGTCAATCCGCCGCAGAAGGCCCCGCCGCTCAAGATCAAGCACGCAATCGAACAGCGTCCGGTAGCCCATCAGGAAAGCGCCTCACAAATAACCTGATTCAAGACCTTAAAATTAAACGGCTTGGCGCATTTACCATAAAAACCATAGGCCCGACAATCAAGCATCACCGGATCATGGGTATAGCCACTGCAAACAATACCTTTAGCCTGAGGGTCAAGCTTCAAAAGTTCAACCATGGCTTCCCGCCCTCCGAGGCCACCACCCTGAATGGTCAGATCCATGAACACCAATGCGTAGGGGCAGCCTTGTTCCAGCGCCGTCTGATAACGAGACAACATCTCGCGACCATCAACCACACTGTCCACCTGATAGCCTAAAGAGCTCAGGAGATCGACACAAACCGCACGGATTACCTCTTCGTCATCCATAACCAGAATACGCTTGCAGCATTCTGCTTCTTCCATTTCCGGTTCTCCTTTAAATCCCGTTTCCAGACCCATACCGCCGATTTCAGAGGAGCAACCGGGCCTCTCACCGCCCCCCCCCCGGCATGGAATCTTGACAAACAGCTCAAACTATAATGACTATAACACACCGACAGGCTGCTTCCCAAGTCCGGATCGTTTAAAAAAACAGAATTTATCGATCATCGGCGGGAGTTTCAACGACAAAAAAAGGGGGGGGGGGAGAAAAAGCCGTTTCTGACCAACAATCACCGATAGGTATCGCCGGGAACCAGGACGCCCTTAGAGGATTCTTCACTATTTGCACAACGGGCCATGACCGAGGCGATTTCCTCAAGCGACCGCCGCATTTTCTGACAATAGATCTGGCGATAACCGGTTCTCGCAAATCCGGCTTTACGCCCTTCCTGCTCCAGCAGATAAATATTTTCCTGCAAAACCGCGAGCGGAGTTTTCAGCGCGTGAGCCAGCATCAAAGGTGAAATCGACGATGGCCGATCACGCAATTGTAATTTTCGACTCAGCTTATAAAAACGCAGCGCCAACACCAATTGGACCGCGTAGCCGGAAAGCATTTCCGGCAGAATCAAGTCCGCCTCATCAAACCCGTTGTCAAGCCCCAGACAAAATCCCCCCAGCAACCGGTTCTCACTGAAAACCGGAAGGAACAGGCCGCGTTCCTGAGCACTATCGAGGAAAAAACCCGCCAGTCGTTTTTCCAGCGCGGTTTCCGGCCTCGTCCTCCGCCCGGCCTGAGCGCGGGAAAACAACAGGCGCTCGACGGAACGTAGACTTTCAACTTCAAATTTTTCCAGGACAAAGCTGTGGCCGGCGGTTCTGGCGCCGATGGAGCCCGCGGCGCTCTGAATGAGCAACGCTTCTTCCCGGGGTCGATACAGCATCAACCAAACGGAAACCACCCCGGGCAACGACCGTAAACCAACAAGCGAGCCGGCAAAAATATCGCTTAAGTTGAAATTCTCCAGAAAAGAATCATAGGCTTTGAACAGGGTCAGAGAACGCCGCAGCAACTCCTCACCGCCATCGGCCTCGGCTTTTATTCCCACCAGATTGTTTTCCAGGAGAGATTCTGAAGCTATCGCGGTTTCCGTCCCGTGGTCTTCGCTAACGACCCGACTTAAATCAATTTCATAAAGACTGGCCTCTTCCGACAAACGGGCAAACAATTTCGGCCAGTCGAGACCGGGCAGATTACGGCGCACAAAGAGGTCGACCACCGCCGCCACAGGCGGCCGTCCTCCATCTTCAATCTGGAGGCATCGGGCCAGGATATTGGCCAGACCGACGATTTTTAACAGGTTGTACTCCGCGGGAACCGGGAGGCTCTCAAGCATCGACGCCGACTGAACTTCATGGTGATGGGCCATGGTTTTGGCTAACTCACTATCGAGACCCCATTCTCCGGCGACCCAGGCCCCCACGGTGGCATGATCAATACCGTAAGCCAGCTGCTCCGCTTCGGATTCGGAAAAATCCCGCCGCCGCAAGTCATTATAAATAGCGGCCTGCTCGGGGAAATTATACCAGAGGACCGGCTTACCCATATCATGCAACAGACCGGCAATAAAAACCTTTTCACTGTCAAGCTCCGGAGCCAGACTCTCGGCCAGATTTCGGGCCAGCAAGGCAACCAGCAGGGAATGTCGGCAGTAATTGTGGAACAACCGGCTGACGCCCTTCAGACGAGCCGGAAAGATCGCGAGAAAGGATTCGCCGGCGCAGATAATACGAATGGTCCGAAATCCGAGCAAGGCGATGGCGTGGCTTACAGTTACAATCTTGTTACTAAAACTGTAAAAAGGTGAATTCGCGATGCGCAGAACCCTTGCGGTCAGGCCCGGATCCTTAAGCACGACCTCCGCCAGTTCCGTGGCCGAACTGCGATCCTCGGCCAGCATCTTGAGCAGCTGGGAAAGCACCACGGGCGGTGAAGGCAGAGACAATCTGGAAAAAAATTCGGGATCCAGCGAAGCCATGTTGCTCCCTCACTGACAAAAAGGCAGGATAACACGGGGCAAGAGAACCCCATAAAACTTTAGACAGCAAGTGTTTGCATAGTTCGTGCCAGCAACTCAAAGCCGCCGCGGGAAAGCCGACTCAGGCCATCTCACGAACGGCCAGCAACGCGGCTCCCAGGGCCCCGACCATTTCACAGTCCTCCGGAATAAGAGGTTCGACGCCAAGTTCCCGGGCCAGCACCCGTCCCAGATGCCGATTCCGCGCCACTCCGCCGCAAAACATCAGCGGCGGCTGCAGACCAATCTGGCGCACCAGCGCCGCGACCCGTTCCGCCACCGAAACATGCGCCGCCGCCAGCAGGTCATTGCGATTTTCACCCCGGGCAATAAAAGATATCATCTCGCTTTCAGCAAAAACCGCGCAGGTGGCGCTGATCTTCAGTGTTTTTTGGGAAGCGGCCGCACATTCGGCAAGCCCATCCAATTCAATGCAAAAAGAATGCGCCAGCATTTCCAGAAAACGTCCGGTACCGGCCGCGCATTTATCATTCATGGCGAAGTCCTGGACTTTCCCCTGATCGTCGATTCTGATCGCCTTGGCGTCCTGACCGCCGATATCGATGATCGTCCGAACCCCGACGTCAAGATGATGAACCCCGATCCCATAGCAGATAATTTCACTCAAAGCCCGCCCGGCGTAAGCAACATGCGCCCGGCCATAGCCGGTGGAGAACACGGTAAACCGATCTTCGCCGGGATGCAGCAACTGCCGGCGGCAGTCTTCATAAACCTGATGCGCGGCCAAGCGCACATCGCCGGCGGTAGCCGTACGGCTCGTGGCCCGGATATTCTTTCCGCCGTCAATCACCACCATTTCAGTCGTCGTCGATCCGACATCGACCCCGGCAAAAAATTTTTCCCGCCCATTTTCCATAACCACACCTTTCAAAAAATCCCAAGCACCACATAAAATTCACGACCACCGCCGGCGCCGGCCGCCTTATCCGCTCTCTATTCGTGCTATCCGCAGAATCAAAACGAAATCGACAGGCCTCACCCGGCCCCTCCTCCGATCTTAGCGCAGCCTATCCGGCAAATATTCAAAGCGCACGTTATGCAACGCATGGAAAAAACTGTTTTTCACCTTGGGGTTATCAGCCTGCAAACGGGCCAGCAAGGCCTTCATGGCCCGACGCTTACCATCTTCCTGCTGAAAGGGACAGGGCAAGGAGTCGATCGGCAGATCATGCCGGCGACAGTACGCAACCACCTCATCTTCATCCAGATAAGCCAACGGACGAATCAGGGTCAGGCGTCCGGAGAAAAGCACCTGATGCGGACGCATGGTGCTGAAACTGCTGCCGTAGAAAAGGTTAAGCAGGGCCGTTTCCAGGATATCGTCACGATGATGGCCGAAAGCGATCTTGGCTATCCCCTGCGTGGCGGCATAGTCAAAAAGCGCCTTTCTCTTCCAGCGCGCGCAGTGAAAACAGGGACTTTCCGAAAGACCGCCGGCTTTGAGCCGGGCCCCGATATCGGTTTCGATCAGCTCCAGTTCCAGACCCAGGGCGGCGACCTCACGTCGCAAACGCTCCACTCGACCGGCATCAGCCGTTTCGCCCAAGGTGACATGTACCGGCCGCAACCTGTAGCTGATCGGAATCCAGGCCTGCCGGGTCTGCAGGATATGGAGCAGGGCCAAGCTGTCCTTGCCGCCGGATAAAGCGATCATGAGGACCTCACCGTCACTGGTCATCTGATAATCGGCCAAAGCCCGGCCCAGACGATATTTGACCTTGCCCAGAATACCTTTACGTCTTTCCCTCGCCATAAATTTATCAGGGCTGTTTATAAACCCGCCTGACCCTTTCGCTCCAGGTACATAAGATTTCATAAGCGATGGTTCCCAGGGAGGCGGCCAGTTCCTCGACCGAGATCTCTTCATCCCCCTGACGTCCCATAATGACAACCTCATCACCTACCGCAACCCCGTCAATCTCCGACACATCAGCCATCGTCCAGTCCATGCAGATGCGTCCGATCAACGGCGCCCGGCGGCCACGCACCAACACCTCACCGCGCCCCGAAAGCTCACGCCGCAGGCCGTCGGCGTAACCGATCGGCAACAGCGCCAGGGTCACCTCTTCGCGGGCGGTATAGAGACAGCCGTAACTGACACTCTGGCCGGGTTTAAGTTTTTTGAGCAGAATAATGCCGCTTTTCACGGTCATCACCGGATGCAACTTGATGCGGCCGCGCAAGGCCGCATCGGGATATGAACCATAGAGGGCAAGCCCGACCCGGGCCTGATTGCAGCCGGGGAAATTATAGCGCAACAAACCGGCGCTGTTGGCCAGGTGAAAAACCATGGCCGCGGTCGTTTTTTCACTCTCCAGAGCGGCGCGGATTTCGGCAAAACGGCTGGCCTGCATGGCTGTGTAGCGCCGCTCCCAGGCAAGTTCGCCATCGGCGACCGCCAGATGAGAAAGCAGACCGCAAAGTTCAAGCCCCGGCAGGGCCTCAACCAGAGCAATGAAATCCCGCGCCGTATCGGGCATGACCCCGGCCCGATGCATGCCGGTATCAATCTTGACCTGGACCGGAATTCGGCGTCCGGCGGCCACCGCCAGAGCGGAAAGACGCGCCGCGCTTTCCGCTTCCCAAAGCACCGGAATCATTCCGCCCCTGATCACCAGAGGCAGATCATCTTCATAAAGGGGCCCCAGAATTAAAAAAGTCTCTTTAATTCCGGCACCTTTCAAAACCTGAGCCTCCGGCACGGTTGAAACCGCGAACCCGGGAACCCCGGCCCGGGCCAGACAGGCGGCGACGGCTTGTGCGCCGTGCCCGTAAGCATCGGCCTTGATCACCGGCACGATTCCGATCTGCGGCCCAGCGTAGACCTTAAGGGCGGCATAATTTCGCCGCAGGGCGCCAAGATCAATCTCGGCCACGGTCGGACGACTTACAAACATTGATTTTCCTTGGCAATTCTTGAGGGAAAAAATATTGTCATGAACCTCACGCTCACAAGCGCGTCTTTCTGATTCACATGCCCAGGGACCGGCGAAAATAGGCAATGGTTCTGGTCAGACCCTCTCTGAGCCCGATCCGCGGTTGCCAACCAAGTTCGGCGACGGCCTTGCCGATATCGGGCCGGCGCTGCACCGGATCATCCTCGGGCAGGGGCAGATAGCTGATCCTTGAACGACTTGCGGTCAATTCCAGAACCAGCTCGGCCAGCTCCAGCATCGTGAATTCGCCTGGATTTCCGAGATTGACCGGCCCGCTGTAGACTTCACTGTCCATCAGCCGGCAAAGAGCGTCCACGAGATCATCCACGTAACAGAACGATCTCGTCTGGCGACCGTCGCCGTAAATGGTCAGATCCTCGCCGCGCAGAGCCTGGACAATAAAATTGCTGACCACCCGACCGTCGTCAACCAGCATATGGGGGCCATAAGTATTAAAAATCCGGGCAATTCTGATATCAACCCGATTCTGACGATGATAGTCCTGCATCAGAGTCTCGGCCACTCGTTTGCCCTCGTCATAGCAACTGCGCCGGCCGATGGGATTGACATGGCCCCAGTAAGCCTCGGTCTGAGGATGAACCTTGGGATCGCCGTACACCTCCGAGGTCGAGGCCTGAAGGATCCGGGCCCGGACTCGTTTGGCCAGGCCCAGCATGTTGATCACGCCCATGACATTGGTCTTGACGGTTTTCACCGGATTATATTGATAATGGACCGGAGAAGCCGGACAGGCGAGATTGAAAATACGATCCACCTCAAGCAGGATGGATTCGGTAATATCGTGACGGATCAGCTCAAAATCATGGCGTTCGACCAGATTATCGATATTGCATTTGCGCCCGGTAAAAAAACTATCCAGACACAGCACCTCGTGCCCCTGTTCAAGCAGGGCCCGGCAAAGATGACTACCGATAAAACCGGCGCCGCCGGTCACCAGAACCCGTTTTCCCATAATCATTCAACCCCCGTGTGCCCGAAACCGCCACTGCCCCGACGGCTCTCAGCCAGTTTTTCAACCAATTGCAAACTGACCCGCGTGACTGGAGCGACAACCATCTGCGCGATCCGTTCGCCATCGCAAATAACAAACTCATGTTCCCCGTGATTGATCATGATCACGGCAATCTCGCCCCGATAGTCGGCATCAATCGTCCCGGGCGCATTAACCAGAGTAACCCCGTATTTCGCGGCCAGGCCGCTGCGCGGCCGAATCTGGGCCTCGTAACCGTCGGGCAGGGCCAGGGCGATTCCGGTCGGCACCAACCGGCGGGCTCCCGGAGCCAGCCGGATTTCCCTTTCAAGACAGGCGCAAAGATCCATGCCAGCGGCCTGTTCCGTCATATAACGCGGCGCCCGCGCTCCCGGACGACAATAAATCATATCGATCTGCAGCGGCTTTACCGTCGGATTCAGCTCTTGCACATGCATGCAAACTCCCCCTTGGATTTATTCAAACGACTACTTGCTACTGGGTAAACTCACGGACCAGAGCGAAGACTTGTTGCGGCCGGTCGGCCTCAACCCCACGCGCGTGCGCGTCATGGCGAAACCAGGTCAGCTGCCGTTTGGCATAGCGACGGGTGGCCTGTTTGATCTCGGCGGCGGCCGCAGCCGGCTCCAGACGACCGGCAAGACAATCCAGCGCCTGACGATAGCCGATACTTTGCAACGGCTTGAGCTTCGGCGCGAAGCCTCGGGACAGAATCCCCCGCACCTCATCGATCAGTCCCGCGGCCAGCATCATCTCAACCCGCTGATTGATCCTCCGATAAAGCGTCTCCCGCTCCATCTCGAGATAAATATGCAGAAAACGATAACGCGGTTTCTGAAAGCGATGACGCTCCTGAAAAAAAGCCAGACTTTGCCCGGTGGCCAGCACCGTTTCCAGGGCCCGCAGAACTCGGGTTTTATCGCGCGGCGCCAGACGGGCCGCCAGCGGCGCGTCAAGACGGGCCAGCTCCGCGTGCAATCCTTCACTGCCCTCACGAGTCAGACGCGCCTCAAGTTCCCGACGCAGCCCGGCATCGATCGCCGGCATCCGGCACAATCCGAAGAGCAGCGCCCGCAGATAAAGACCACTGCCGCCGACCACCAGCGGCAGGCGACCGCGCCCCCGAATTTCGGCGATCGCCGCATCCGCCCGGCTTTGAAAATCAGTGGCATTAAAAGGCTGATCCGGATCAAGGATATCAAAAAGATGGTGTGGAACCTGTTGGCGCTCAGCCAAGGTGGGCTTGGCCGTACCGATATCAAGATAGCGATAGAGCTGCAACGAGTCACCGTTGACAATCTCGGCATCAAAGCAGCGGGCCAGCTCCAGGGCGACCGCGCTTTTACCCACCCCGGTCGGGCCGGAGAGCAGAAGCAGAGGGGTTTCTTCAGGATTATTTTCCGGCAAGACCACCACCCGTGCGTCCGTCAATAATCAAGCAGTTCAATCTCGACCTGGCTTCCCGCCTGAATCCCGGCGGCGCCCGCCGGCTGAACTATCAGACAATCCCCCCTGACCATTGAACTGAGTATTCCTGAACCCTGGGCCCCGGTGCTTTTCACGGTCAGCTTGCCGTCTGCGTCCGGACCCCTGATACCCCGGATATAATGGCGCCGGTTCCCGGCCGAAGGTAAATCCTCCAGCAACCGCGCTCGCGCCTTCGACAGAAAAAGCCGATTCTCCGGCCAGCCCGCCATTTTCCTGAGCAAGGGGCGGGCAAACTGTTCAAAGGCAACCATCGTTGAAACCGGATTGCCGGGCAGACCGAGCACCGGTTTATCCCCAATACGACTATAGAGCAATGGTTTTCCGGGCTTCATCCTCACCTGCCAGAAACGGATTTCCGCCTGGGGCAGAGCGCCGATCACCTCCTGCAGAAAATCGTAATCACCCATCGACACGCCACCCGAGGTCAGCACCAGGTCATTGACGGCCACCGCCGCCAATAACGCCTGGCGAATGGCCTCCGGCCGATCCGGGGTCAGAGGAAAGATCTGGGGCTCCGCTCCCGCCTGTCGGACCAGGGCGGCCAGGGAAAAGCTGTTGCTGTTACGAATCTTCCCCGGCTCCGGTGACTGATGAAAATCAACAATCTCGTCTCCGGTGGCCAGCACCGCGACCCGGGGGCGGCGCACGACACTGACAAAGGGTCGGCCGACGGCGGCGAGCATCCCGATCGCCGCCGGGGTCAGTCGGACGCCGGCGGCCAGCACGAGCTCGCCTTTTTGGATATCCTCGCCGGCCCGCCGAATATCATTGGCGACCGGCACCGCCTCGGCAAGAACAATCTCTCGCTCGAATTCCTCGACGAATTCCCGCCGGATGACCGCGTCCACCCCTGGCGGCAGCGGCGCCCCGGTCATGATCCTGACCGCCGTTCCAACCGGCAGCGGCCCCGGCCAGAACGTACCCGCCGGCACCTCGGCAACCACCGGCATCCGCAAGGGATTTTCGGGGGTAGCGGATTTAGTTTCCGCCGCCCGCAAGCCATAACCATCCATGGCTGAATTATCCTGCATCGGCAGATCGGTAAACGCCGTCACCGGCTCTCCCAGAACCCGGTCCAGAGCCGCGAGC
The DNA window shown above is from Pseudomonadota bacterium and carries:
- a CDS encoding tRNA 2-thiocytidine(32) synthetase TtcA — protein: MKRSRSRNWPPPWEPSLMKSYVPGAKGSGGFINSPDKFMARERRKGILGKVKYRLGRALADYQMTSDGEVLMIALSGGKDSLALLHILQTRQAWIPISYRLRPVHVTLGETADAGRVERLRREVAALGLELELIETDIGARLKAGGLSESPCFHCARWKRKALFDYAATQGIAKIAFGHHRDDILETALLNLFYGSSFSTMRPHQVLFSGRLTLIRPLAYLDEDEVVAYCRRHDLPIDSLPCPFQQEDGKRRAMKALLARLQADNPKVKNSFFHALHNVRFEYLPDRLR
- a CDS encoding UbiD family decarboxylase, which translates into the protein MGYRTLFDCVLDLERRGLLRRIDCELDPDLEIAAIQRRVSRQGGPALLFTRVKNCRFAMLGNLFGTLERTRFIFRDARRDLELLTALKVNPAEVLKNPARLRFLPRAVAHLFPRRVSAGPVLSRQTTIGRLPQLKSWPDDGGAFITLPQVYSEDPRRPGWRFSNLGMYRVQLSGGNYQPGQEVGLHYQLQRGIALHHAAAREKGTPLKVNVFVGGPPALSVAAVMPLPDNLPEISFAGLLGGRSVRMVQPTGCLPMPAEADFCLCGTILDDILLPEGPFGDHLGYYSLRHDFPVLRIERVYHRPDAIWPFTVVGRPPQEDTVFGKFIHELTGSLIPEVLPGVVGVHAVDAAGVHPLLLVQGSERYLPYCERSEPRELLTQANAVLGQGQLSLAKYLLIVAREDNPGLDINDSEAFLRHLLERVDWRRDLHFQTRTTIDTLDYSGSGLNQGSKVVMAAVGRKQRELLTDWPSNWGLAAGFSRPRMVCPGIAVLQGPPCRAPEDEPARAQVEMLLHRLEQNPAVEGLPLLVLVDDSEFASRNLNNFLWVTFTRSDPARDIYGVRAEVLDKHWGCHGPLLIDARHKQHHAPLLSEDAKTRDRIEALAVKGGPLSGLF
- a CDS encoding SDR family oxidoreductase, whose translation is MGKRVLVTGGAGFIGSHLCRALLEQGHEVLCLDSFFTGRKCNIDNLVERHDFELIRHDITESILLEVDRIFNLACPASPVHYQYNPVKTVKTNVMGVINMLGLAKRVRARILQASTSEVYGDPKVHPQTEAYWGHVNPIGRRSCYDEGKRVAETLMQDYHRQNRVDIRIARIFNTYGPHMLVDDGRVVSNFIVQALRGEDLTIYGDGRQTRSFCYVDDLVDALCRLMDSEVYSGPVNLGNPGEFTMLELAELVLELTASRSRISYLPLPEDDPVQRRPDIGKAVAELGWQPRIGLREGLTRTIAYFRRSLGM
- a CDS encoding HDOD domain-containing protein — protein: MASLDPEFFSRLSLPSPPVVLSQLLKMLAEDRSSATELAEVVLKDPGLTARVLRIANSPFYSFSNKIVTVSHAIALLGFRTIRIICAGESFLAIFPARLKGVSRLFHNYCRHSLLVALLARNLAESLAPELDSEKVFIAGLLHDMGKPVLWYNFPEQAAIYNDLRRRDFSESEAEQLAYGIDHATVGAWVAGEWGLDSELAKTMAHHHEVQSASMLESLPVPAEYNLLKIVGLANILARCLQIEDGGRPPVAAVVDLFVRRNLPGLDWPKLFARLSEEASLYEIDLSRVVSEDHGTETAIASESLLENNLVGIKAEADGGEELLRRSLTLFKAYDSFLENFNLSDIFAGSLVGLRSLPGVVSVWLMLYRPREEALLIQSAAGSIGARTAGHSFVLEKFEVESLRSVERLLFSRAQAGRRTRPETALEKRLAGFFLDSAQERGLFLPVFSENRLLGGFCLGLDNGFDEADLILPEMLSGYAVQLVLALRFYKLSRKLQLRDRPSSISPLMLAHALKTPLAVLQENIYLLEQEGRKAGFARTGYRQIYCQKMRRSLEEIASVMARCANSEESSKGVLVPGDTYR
- a CDS encoding dUTP diphosphatase, with the protein product MIYCRPGARAPRYMTEQAAGMDLCACLEREIRLAPGARRLVPTGIALALPDGYEAQIRPRSGLAAKYGVTLVNAPGTIDADYRGEIAVIMINHGEHEFVICDGERIAQMVVAPVTRVSLQLVEKLAESRRGSGGFGHTGVE
- a CDS encoding response regulator, which codes for MGLETGFKGEPEMEEAECCKRILVMDDEEVIRAVCVDLLSSLGYQVDSVVDGREMLSRYQTALEQGCPYALVFMDLTIQGGGLGGREAMVELLKLDPQAKGIVCSGYTHDPVMLDCRAYGFYGKCAKPFNFKVLNQVICEALS
- the miaA gene encoding tRNA (adenosine(37)-N6)-dimethylallyltransferase MiaA; amino-acid sequence: MTDARVVVLPENNPEETPLLLLSGPTGVGKSAVALELARCFDAEIVNGDSLQLYRYLDIGTAKPTLAERQQVPHHLFDILDPDQPFNATDFQSRADAAIAEIRGRGRLPLVVGGSGLYLRALLFGLCRMPAIDAGLRRELEARLTREGSEGLHAELARLDAPLAARLAPRDKTRVLRALETVLATGQSLAFFQERHRFQKPRYRFLHIYLEMERETLYRRINQRVEMMLAAGLIDEVRGILSRGFAPKLKPLQSIGYRQALDCLAGRLEPAAAAAEIKQATRRYAKRQLTWFRHDAHARGVEADRPQQVFALVREFTQ
- the alr gene encoding alanine racemase, with the protein product MFVSRPTVAEIDLGALRRNYAALKVYAGPQIGIVPVIKADAYGHGAQAVAACLARAGVPGFAVSTVPEAQVLKGAGIKETFLILGPLYEDDLPLVIRGGMIPVLWEAESAARLSALAVAAGRRIPVQVKIDTGMHRAGVMPDTARDFIALVEALPGLELCGLLSHLAVADGELAWERRYTAMQASRFAEIRAALESEKTTAAMVFHLANSAGLLRYNFPGCNQARVGLALYGSYPDAALRGRIKLHPVMTVKSGIILLKKLKPGQSVSYGCLYTAREEVTLALLPIGYADGLRRELSGRGEVLVRGRRAPLIGRICMDWTMADVSEIDGVAVGDEVVIMGRQGDEEISVEELAASLGTIAYEILCTWSERVRRVYKQP
- a CDS encoding molybdopterin molybdenumtransferase MoeA produces the protein MEKYIEVERAQALILEDCRACLPLEKVDLLAALDRVLGEPVTAFTDLPMQDNSAMDGYGLRAAETKSATPENPLRMPVVAEVPAGTFWPGPLPVGTAVRIMTGAPLPPGVDAVIRREFVEEFEREIVLAEAVPVANDIRRAGEDIQKGELVLAAGVRLTPAAIGMLAAVGRPFVSVVRRPRVAVLATGDEIVDFHQSPEPGKIRNSNSFSLAALVRQAGAEPQIFPLTPDRPEAIRQALLAAVAVNDLVLTSGGVSMGDYDFLQEVIGALPQAEIRFWQVRMKPGKPLLYSRIGDKPVLGLPGNPVSTMVAFEQFARPLLRKMAGWPENRLFLSKARARLLEDLPSAGNRRHYIRGIRGPDADGKLTVKSTGAQGSGILSSMVRGDCLIVQPAGAAGIQAGSQVEIELLDY
- a CDS encoding 2-hydroxyglutaryl-CoA dehydratase, whose product is MENGREKFFAGVDVGSTTTEMVVIDGGKNIRATSRTATAGDVRLAAHQVYEDCRRQLLHPGEDRFTVFSTGYGRAHVAYAGRALSEIICYGIGVHHLDVGVRTIIDIGGQDAKAIRIDDQGKVQDFAMNDKCAAGTGRFLEMLAHSFCIELDGLAECAAASQKTLKISATCAVFAESEMISFIARGENRNDLLAAAHVSVAERVAALVRQIGLQPPLMFCGGVARNRHLGRVLARELGVEPLIPEDCEMVGALGAALLAVREMA